From Pungitius pungitius chromosome 9, fPunPun2.1, whole genome shotgun sequence, one genomic window encodes:
- the LOC119218330 gene encoding nucleoredoxin-like protein 1 isoform X1, whose amino-acid sequence MVDLFLDRVLVENNWDQDELNTEREIIGILENRIVMLFFASAECGRCQEFLPLLNDFFKRLKDPAYIEYPKLLALVYVRSPPVFLCISFMPTCDCMTFHSPVSSFTKCPSPSPLSSLDQSEAQQERFLRDLHKKVLFLTFDDPYKKELQVRFKVKEVPTVVVLRPDGSVLSPNAVKDICHLGCDCFRDWQESAELIERSFMLNEEFDNLNMRSATDPVRRLKYRTEDDKRKQRWWNLWGKDKEKCEEEEQLKDATLDRKRKEGDTGTWRRR is encoded by the exons ATGGTGGACCTGTTCCTAGACCGAGTTCTGGTGGAGAACAACTGGGACCAGGATGAACTCAACACGGAGCGGGAGATCATCGGGATCCTCGAAAACCGCATCGTGATGCTGTTCTTTGCCTCTGCAGAGTGCGGCAGGTGCCAGGAGTTCCTGCCGCTTCTGAATGACTTTTTTAAGAGACTGAAAGACCCGGCATACATCGAATACCCCAAACTGCTCGCCCTCGTCTACGTCAGGTCTCCACCCGTCTTTCTTTGTATCTCCTTCATGCCCACATGTGATTGCATGACTTTCCACTCTCCAGTTTCATCCTTCACAAAatgtccatctccatctcctctctccagctTGGACCAGTCggaggcgcagcaggagagaTTCCTCAGAGATCTGCACAAAAAGGTCCTGTTTTTGACCTTTGATGATCCATACAAGAA AGAACTACAGGTCAGGTTTAAGGTGAAGGAAGTACCAACAGTCGTGGTGCTTCGTCCCGACGGCTCCGTCCTGTCTCCAAATGCTGTGAAAGACATCTGCCATTTGGGGTGTGACTGTTTCAGAGACTGGCAGGAATCAGCTGAGCTCATTGAGAGGAGCTTCATGCTCAACGAGGAGTTTGACAACCTAAATATGCGAAGTGCCACTGACCCCGTGAGGAGGCTCAAGTACAGGACAGAGGACGACAAGAGGAAACAAAGATGGTGGAATTTATGGGGGAAGGACAAAGAGAAatgtgaggaggaagagcagttAAAAGATGCGACGCTGgatagaaagagaaaggagggagacACAGGAAcgtggaggagaagatga
- the LOC119218330 gene encoding nucleoredoxin-like protein 1 isoform X2 produces the protein MVDLFLDRVLVENNWDQDELNTEREIIGILENRIVMLFFASAECGRCQEFLPLLNDFFKRLKDPAYIEYPKLLALVYVSLDQSEAQQERFLRDLHKKVLFLTFDDPYKKELQVRFKVKEVPTVVVLRPDGSVLSPNAVKDICHLGCDCFRDWQESAELIERSFMLNEEFDNLNMRSATDPVRRLKYRTEDDKRKQRWWNLWGKDKEKCEEEEQLKDATLDRKRKEGDTGTWRRR, from the exons ATGGTGGACCTGTTCCTAGACCGAGTTCTGGTGGAGAACAACTGGGACCAGGATGAACTCAACACGGAGCGGGAGATCATCGGGATCCTCGAAAACCGCATCGTGATGCTGTTCTTTGCCTCTGCAGAGTGCGGCAGGTGCCAGGAGTTCCTGCCGCTTCTGAATGACTTTTTTAAGAGACTGAAAGACCCGGCATACATCGAATACCCCAAACTGCTCGCCCTCGTCTACGTCAG ctTGGACCAGTCggaggcgcagcaggagagaTTCCTCAGAGATCTGCACAAAAAGGTCCTGTTTTTGACCTTTGATGATCCATACAAGAA AGAACTACAGGTCAGGTTTAAGGTGAAGGAAGTACCAACAGTCGTGGTGCTTCGTCCCGACGGCTCCGTCCTGTCTCCAAATGCTGTGAAAGACATCTGCCATTTGGGGTGTGACTGTTTCAGAGACTGGCAGGAATCAGCTGAGCTCATTGAGAGGAGCTTCATGCTCAACGAGGAGTTTGACAACCTAAATATGCGAAGTGCCACTGACCCCGTGAGGAGGCTCAAGTACAGGACAGAGGACGACAAGAGGAAACAAAGATGGTGGAATTTATGGGGGAAGGACAAAGAGAAatgtgaggaggaagagcagttAAAAGATGCGACGCTGgatagaaagagaaaggagggagacACAGGAAcgtggaggagaagatga